The Anas acuta chromosome 2, bAnaAcu1.1, whole genome shotgun sequence genome contains a region encoding:
- the LOC137851875 gene encoding ly6/PLAUR domain-containing protein 2-like, with translation MSSPLLTPGESAHRIKRRWRVERHIKLPGSRSPLLSRLHGSALSMKSLLVGLLLGLACVELAQSLRCYTCKEPTDINDCRTPTVCPPNAKVCTTTLHSLDMGYPFFGNITVTRKCDETCVDYDGIGSSRPTTCCYTDLCSDDTKNKGERSSSSAMGLMALVAGTLLQRAL, from the exons ATGAGCTCTCCCCTGCTTACCCCAGGGGAATCCGCCCACCGGATCAAGAGGAGGTGGAGGGTGGAAAGACATATAAAGCTCCCCGGGAGCCGCTCGCCTTTACTGTCCAGGTTGCACGGATCTGCTCTCAGCATGAAGTCGCTTctggtggggctgctgcttggCCTGGCGTGCGTGGAGCTGG CCCAATCTCTGCGGTGTTACACGTGCAAGGAGCCAACAGACATTAATGACTGCAGAACACCCACCGTGTGTCCCCCGAATGCCAAGGTGTGCACAACGACGCTGCACTCTCTAGACATGG GTTACCCCTTTTTCGGCAACATCACCGTGACCAGAAAGTGTGATGAGACCTGTGTCGACTATGATGGGATAGGCTCGAGCAGGCCCACGACGTGCTGCTACACCGACCTCTGCTCTGATGACACCAAGAACAAAGGGGAGAGAAGCAGCTCCTCAGCAATGGGTCTAATGGCCTTGGTTGCTGGCACACTCCTCCAGCGCGCTCTGTGA